From one Streptococcus pneumoniae genomic stretch:
- a CDS encoding PD-(D/E)XK nuclease family protein, whose protein sequence is MDNYLKRIKGTLNYKLSLSNIELYHSNLLSDVLEKFCDQPFTLLDGVVENYDNFRVTKVQREKKNKDLTINLTDDRRDIMVIIENKFKSIPYREQLVKYMVEDKETYYILLSLTQPAEGVLPEGWVWKNYDALSSYYLTISDSIETNSDSIETKSKLYSEFLKDYADYVESISYLLEIDSLDMNIRDYYLNEDVEKKITEIGLIDLVHKIRYENMKNRIDSSNVTTYSGRISGGYYFGCTYKISDKISFDIQIQGDQYRHKLNVSKSIVKSLSELKEICDKLKTDALLFNYTEGEGAGFFNTANRRKDWNKYESRDSVDLYDYKKIKRETSFDQLISYLNKDLSQLISNADEIKEVVLES, encoded by the coding sequence ATGGATAATTATCTTAAAAGAATTAAAGGAACTTTAAACTATAAACTTTCGCTTAGTAATATTGAACTTTATCACAGCAACTTGTTATCAGATGTATTAGAAAAATTTTGCGATCAGCCCTTTACTTTATTGGACGGTGTTGTTGAAAACTATGATAATTTTAGAGTTACTAAGGTTCAAAGGGAAAAAAAGAATAAGGATTTAACAATTAATTTAACTGATGATAGAAGGGATATAATGGTAATCATAGAAAATAAATTTAAATCTATTCCTTATAGAGAACAGCTTGTGAAGTATATGGTTGAAGATAAAGAGACCTATTATATTTTACTCTCATTAACCCAACCAGCAGAAGGTGTTCTACCAGAAGGTTGGGTATGGAAAAATTATGATGCACTAAGTAGTTACTACCTTACTATTTCTGATTCTATAGAAACTAATTCTGATTCTATAGAAACTAAGAGTAAACTTTACAGCGAGTTCTTAAAAGATTATGCAGATTATGTAGAATCAATTTCCTATTTACTAGAAATTGATAGTCTAGACATGAATATTAGGGACTATTATTTAAATGAGGATGTAGAGAAAAAAATTACAGAAATAGGATTAATTGATTTAGTTCATAAAATTAGATATGAGAACATGAAAAATAGGATTGATTCCTCAAATGTAACCACCTATTCAGGAAGGATAAGTGGTGGTTATTATTTTGGTTGTACTTATAAAATTTCTGATAAAATTAGTTTTGACATTCAAATACAAGGGGATCAATATAGACATAAATTAAATGTAAGCAAGTCTATCGTTAAGTCTTTATCTGAACTTAAAGAAATTTGTGATAAGTTAAAGACTGATGCTTTACTATTCAACTATACAGAGGGTGAAGGAGCAGGATTCTTTAATACTGCTAACAGACGTAAAGATTGGAACAAATATGAAAGCAGAGATTCTGTGGATTTATATGATTATAAAAAAATAAAAAGAGAAACTTCCTTTGACCAACTTATTTCATACCTTAATAAAGATTTATCACAATTAATTAGTAATGCTGATGAGATAAAAGAAGTCGTTCTTGAGTCATAA
- a CDS encoding DUF805 domain-containing protein codes for MFKAYKKFWMQYVDFAGKSSRSDYWWVVLCNILIMAPFMIYIISKFLIFAVEPLTGTAYGGSAAVSPTLFSGLSSLLFVLIVVGLYSLAILIPSYAIMVRRLRDAGFHWGFIFLHLGPAILSWVHFEDNGLIFLLSLVLNIVLIVLLCMPTKDDTKPVPVTSYRVIDEQNLENSTPAVPPVVESWEMDEDK; via the coding sequence ATGTTTAAAGCCTATAAGAAATTTTGGATGCAGTATGTGGATTTTGCAGGAAAATCTAGTCGTTCAGACTATTGGTGGGTTGTTCTTTGTAATATCTTGATTATGGCACCTTTTATGATTTATATCATTTCAAAGTTCTTAATTTTTGCTGTCGAACCCTTAACAGGTACTGCTTATGGTGGTTCCGCAGCGGTTAGTCCTACTCTTTTTTCAGGTCTTAGCTCGCTACTTTTCGTACTGATTGTAGTTGGGCTATATAGCTTAGCGATTTTGATTCCAAGCTATGCTATTATGGTACGTCGTTTGCGAGATGCAGGTTTTCATTGGGGCTTTATTTTCTTACACCTTGGACCAGCGATTCTATCTTGGGTGCATTTTGAAGATAATGGGTTGATTTTTCTTCTTAGCCTCGTGTTAAATATTGTACTTATTGTTCTTCTTTGTATGCCGACAAAGGATGATACAAAGCCCGTCCCTGTGACGAGCTATCGTGTGATTGACGAGCAAAATTTGGAAAATTCAACACCAGCTGTGCCACCTGTGGTAGAAAGCTGGGAGATGGATGAGGACAAATAG
- a CDS encoding GDSL-type esterase/lipase family protein, with protein MKIQITGDSLAARYEGHAIPILNDLLADYYPNSELINTAISGQNSQDLLERKEIIQQAGGDFLFLFVGSNDLARHKQIDLKTFRANLSSLIDGVRDAVGEIILVSPPPVDEVKQAFRDNPLILTYVRVMEEVAGEKSCLFLNLFQLFSENAVPLVDLMTGLADDGLHFGEKGYQLLVREMSALINSRKSKENLV; from the coding sequence ATGAAGATACAGATTACAGGAGATAGTTTGGCTGCGAGATATGAGGGGCATGCCATTCCTATTTTAAATGATTTATTAGCGGATTATTATCCAAATAGTGAACTGATAAATACGGCTATTTCAGGACAAAATAGTCAGGATTTGCTAGAGAGAAAGGAGATTATCCAGCAAGCAGGTGGTGATTTTCTCTTTCTCTTTGTGGGGAGCAATGACTTAGCAAGGCATAAGCAGATAGATCTAAAAACCTTTCGTGCGAATCTTTCTAGCTTGATAGATGGGGTAAGAGACGCGGTTGGTGAGATTATCCTCGTCTCTCCTCCACCTGTGGACGAAGTTAAGCAAGCGTTTCGTGACAATCCGTTGATTTTGACCTATGTTCGTGTTATGGAAGAGGTAGCAGGAGAGAAAAGCTGTCTATTTCTCAATTTGTTTCAATTATTTTCAGAAAATGCTGTCCCCTTGGTTGATTTGATGACAGGTTTGGCGGATGATGGTCTGCATTTTGGAGAGAAAGGGTATCAATTACTAGTGAGAGAAATGTCTGCTCTGATAAATAGTCGCAAATCTAAGGAAAATTTGGTATGA
- a CDS encoding IS3 family transposase (programmed frameshift) yields MSRKTRRYFTDEFKQQIVDLHKAGMKRNELIKEYELTPSTLDKWVKQARTTGSFKTVDNLTDEQRELIELRKRNKELEMQVDILKQAAVIMAPKRKIITANKKNYSISAMCRCLNIPRSSYYYKAMESISEAGLEEKIKRIFLESKSRYGARKIKKCLEVQGINLSRRRISRIMKRLNLVSVYQKAAFKPHAKGKNEASIPNLLARQFHQEKPLEALVTDLTYVRVGKRWAYICLVIDLFNREIIGLSAGWNKTAELVKEAIQSIPYALTKVKLFHSDRGKEFDNQLIDEILEAFGITRSLSQAGCPYDNAVAESTYHSFKLEFINQETFHSLEELALKTKDYVHWWNHHRIHGSLNYQTPMTKRVID; encoded by the exons ATGTCTAGAAAAACACGTCGCTACTTCACAGATGAATTCAAACAACAAATCGTTGATCTTCACAAGGCAGGTATGAAACGAAACGAGCTTATCAAAGAGTATGAGCTAACTCCCTCAACCTTAGATAAATGGGTTAAACAGGCAAGAACAACCGGTTCCTTCAAAACTGTTGATAACCTAACTGATGAGCAGCGTGAGCTGATTGAACTCAGAAAACGAAATAAAGAGCTTGAAATGCAGGTCGATATCTTAAAGCAAGCGGCAGTGATTATGGCAC CGAAAAGGAAAATAATCACTGCGAACAAGAAGAATTACAGCATTTCAGCCATGTGTCGGTGCTTGAACATTCCGCGTTCTAGCTATTACTACAAAGCTATGGAGTCTATATCCGAGGCTGGTCTCGAAGAAAAAATCAAACGCATTTTTCTCGAAAGCAAGTCCAGATACGGTGCTAGGAAAATCAAGAAATGTCTAGAAGTACAAGGTATCAACTTGTCTCGTCGTCGGATTTCTCGCATCATGAAGAGACTGAATTTGGTTTCTGTTTACCAGAAGGCTGCCTTCAAACCACATGCTAAAGGGAAAAATGAGGCATCCATTCCAAACCTCCTAGCCAGACAGTTTCACCAAGAGAAGCCCTTGGAAGCTCTTGTGACGGACTTAACTTATGTCCGTGTTGGTAAGCGTTGGGCTTATATCTGCTTGGTCATTGACCTCTTTAATCGCGAAATCATCGGACTGTCAGCTGGTTGGAACAAGACTGCAGAGCTGGTCAAAGAGGCTATTCAAAGTATCCCTTATGCGCTGACTAAGGTCAAGCTCTTCCATTCTGATCGAGGGAAGGAGTTTGATAATCAGCTGATTGATGAGATATTAGAAGCCTTTGGTATCACACGTTCACTCAGTCAAGCCGGTTGTCCCTATGACAATGCCGTAGCCGAGAGTACCTATCATTCTTTCAAACTTGAGTTTATTAACCAAGAAACCTTCCATTCCTTGGAAGAATTAGCTCTAAAAACCAAAGACTACGTTCACTGGTGGAACCACCACCGCATTCATGGCAGTCTCAACTACCAAACGCCTATGACTAAGCGAGTCATCGATTAA
- a CDS encoding PoNe immunity protein domain-containing protein, with translation MRDSLFDKDHFDSLYNYYNEKISHLEDSIYQDTVKDKVRKIAPIRLFNWKFQQLKIMCSRGDSLDDIKQAYLKLFDNFIDIFTSDINIDIQHFIALGLLLNVSEEELTLLKKIKDNRNIIDGFIGLCLSDVQAISTSDLEDLLENYNSLFNIYNSSTLDKESKIISYLQNWYNQMRETYFYGSHKDTGFFYTGYWSFEIAALVKILNIPDDSFKDHKYYPYDLVHFEG, from the coding sequence ATGAGAGATTCACTATTTGATAAAGATCACTTTGATAGTTTATATAACTATTATAATGAAAAAATTAGTCATTTAGAAGATTCAATATATCAGGATACAGTTAAGGATAAAGTTCGTAAAATAGCTCCCATACGACTATTTAATTGGAAGTTCCAACAGCTCAAAATTATGTGTTCAAGAGGAGATTCTCTGGATGATATAAAACAAGCTTATTTAAAATTATTTGATAATTTTATAGATATTTTTACTTCGGATATTAACATTGATATTCAACATTTCATTGCATTAGGGCTATTACTCAATGTTTCTGAAGAAGAGTTAACCTTACTAAAGAAGATTAAGGATAATAGAAATATTATAGATGGATTTATTGGTTTATGTTTGTCAGACGTTCAGGCTATCTCAACATCCGATTTAGAAGACCTTTTAGAAAATTATAATAGTTTATTTAATATTTATAATTCATCTACTTTAGATAAGGAATCAAAAATAATAAGCTATTTGCAAAATTGGTATAATCAAATGAGAGAAACATATTTTTATGGTTCACACAAAGATACAGGTTTTTTCTATACTGGATATTGGTCGTTTGAAATCGCTGCGCTGGTAAAAATACTCAATATACCTGATGATTCTTTCAAAGACCATAAATATTACCCTTATGATTTAGTACATTTTGAAGGTTAA
- a CDS encoding DUF4230 domain-containing protein: MKKIKRYLYLALAFLSVFAIGGFAASHFSGGQTQITSSLIKNRLEGAKELVTTKYYYTNVGSFENHQDFYGWKVPFTTKKFILSYDGVIHAGIDLDEMTVEVKGKTIQLTLPEAKILSHEIDDSSIKVFDEKNSIFNNIQIEDYTSFAKGQKEKLEKEAIEKGLYTKTVEDAETALKDLLFASLDIDKSYQIEFVTK, encoded by the coding sequence ATGAAGAAAATCAAACGCTATCTTTATTTGGCTCTCGCTTTTCTTTCTGTCTTTGCGATTGGGGGATTTGCAGCCTCTCATTTCTCAGGTGGACAGACCCAGATTACCTCTAGCCTGATTAAAAATCGCCTAGAAGGTGCCAAAGAATTGGTGACAACCAAGTATTACTATACCAATGTTGGCTCTTTTGAAAATCATCAAGACTTTTATGGTTGGAAAGTTCCCTTTACGACCAAGAAATTCATTCTCTCTTATGATGGAGTGATTCATGCAGGGATTGATCTTGACGAGATGACGGTCGAAGTCAAAGGTAAGACGATACAGCTGACCTTGCCAGAAGCAAAAATCCTCTCCCATGAGATTGATGATAGTAGCATCAAGGTTTTTGATGAGAAAAATTCGATTTTTAATAACATTCAGATTGAGGATTACACTTCATTTGCCAAAGGGCAAAAGGAAAAATTGGAAAAAGAAGCGATTGAAAAAGGTCTTTATACCAAGACCGTAGAGGATGCCGAAACAGCTCTAAAAGATTTGCTTTTTGCATCACTAGATATAGATAAGAGCTATCAGATTGAGTTTGTAACCAAGTAG
- a CDS encoding DNA internalization-related competence protein ComEC/Rec2 produces MSQWIKKCPIPLIYLTFLLVWLYYAIYQGGILSWAGCSFLMLLLWLRYTRHQVLQVCGILLFFACFFSYRAMEMEKGAVVAPPTPTEILVLPDTIKVNGDSLSFRGKSEGQLFQAFYKLKTKQEKEQFQALSSLVYLSIEGELNQAEGQRNFRGFDYQKYLKTQGIYRTLSIERITSVQPVPTFNIFERLSSWRKGAIVFIKKTFPQPMSNYMTGLLLGYLDTDFEEMNDLYSSLGIIHLFALSGMQVGFFMDAFRRIFLRLGLKMETVQYLQYPFSLFYAGMTGFSVSVVRSLLQKLWGQAGVKGLDNFALTMMTLSIFMPNFLLTAGGVLSCAYAFLLSMTNRDGLSVWQKICYESATISLGILPILLFFFGEFQPWSIPLTFLFSFIFDVLLLPGLSILFILAPVIALTQVNGFFELLEQIIRWVGSLASAPLVLGQPSPSLLLALLFVLAIFYDKRQIKQWQFPLLGVIVFLFFLCKCPLENEVTIVDIGQGDSIFLRDMTGKNMLIDVGGRVDLGKKEDWQKRVSSSNAERTLIPYLKSRGVGQVDKLVLTHTDTDHMGDMLAVAKAFPIREVYISKGSLTKKDFVEKLDQLGARIHVVEVGDQLPIMGSQLKVLYPNSTGDGGNNDSIVLYGELLKTRFLFTGDLETEGEEELMRTFPNLQVDVLKVGHHGSKGSSSPAFLDQIKPKLALISAGKKNRYKHPHQETLDRFEERQIKVFRSDEQGSIRFKGVSDWTVETVR; encoded by the coding sequence ATGTCACAGTGGATTAAGAAATGTCCGATTCCCTTGATTTATTTGACCTTTCTCTTGGTCTGGCTCTATTATGCGATTTACCAAGGAGGGATCCTTTCTTGGGCAGGATGTAGCTTTCTCATGTTGCTGTTATGGTTGCGCTATACACGACATCAAGTCTTGCAGGTGTGTGGTATCTTGCTATTTTTTGCTTGTTTTTTCAGCTATCGAGCCATGGAGATGGAGAAAGGGGCAGTAGTTGCTCCTCCCACTCCGACGGAAATATTGGTCTTACCAGACACTATTAAGGTCAATGGGGATTCCCTATCTTTTCGTGGCAAAAGCGAAGGTCAGCTCTTTCAAGCCTTTTACAAATTAAAAACGAAGCAAGAAAAAGAGCAGTTTCAAGCTTTATCGAGCCTTGTTTACTTGAGCATTGAAGGAGAGCTTAATCAAGCCGAAGGGCAGCGCAATTTTAGAGGTTTTGATTATCAAAAGTACCTAAAAACACAAGGGATTTATCGAACCTTGAGTATTGAGAGAATCACATCTGTTCAGCCGGTTCCTACTTTTAATATCTTTGAGAGACTATCTAGTTGGCGAAAGGGTGCGATTGTCTTTATCAAAAAGACCTTTCCTCAGCCCATGTCAAACTACATGACAGGTCTGTTATTGGGGTATTTGGATACGGATTTTGAGGAGATGAATGACCTCTACTCTAGCTTGGGGATTATTCATCTATTTGCCCTATCAGGTATGCAGGTTGGTTTTTTCATGGACGCTTTTCGGAGAATCTTCTTAAGGCTTGGTTTGAAGATGGAAACGGTTCAGTATTTGCAGTATCCATTTTCCTTGTTTTATGCAGGCATGACAGGTTTTTCTGTTTCTGTTGTCCGTAGTTTGCTTCAAAAATTATGGGGACAGGCTGGTGTCAAGGGCTTGGATAATTTTGCTCTGACCATGATGACCTTAAGCATTTTTATGCCTAATTTTCTTCTCACAGCTGGTGGAGTTCTGTCCTGCGCCTATGCTTTTTTACTCAGTATGACAAACCGAGACGGTCTGTCTGTATGGCAGAAAATCTGCTATGAGAGTGCGACGATTTCTTTGGGTATTTTGCCGATTTTGCTCTTTTTCTTTGGGGAATTTCAGCCATGGTCTATTCCTTTGACCTTTCTATTCTCTTTTATTTTTGATGTTCTTCTTTTGCCGGGGCTTAGCATTCTCTTTATCCTAGCTCCTGTCATCGCTCTGACACAGGTCAATGGATTTTTCGAGCTATTGGAGCAAATCATTCGCTGGGTGGGAAGTTTAGCGTCAGCCCCCTTGGTCTTAGGACAACCAAGTCCTAGCTTACTTTTAGCCTTGCTATTTGTCCTTGCGATTTTCTATGATAAGCGGCAGATAAAACAGTGGCAATTTCCTTTACTGGGTGTGATTGTCTTTCTCTTTTTCTTATGCAAGTGTCCGCTGGAAAATGAAGTGACGATTGTAGATATTGGGCAGGGAGATAGTATTTTTCTGAGAGATATGACGGGGAAAAATATGCTGATTGATGTTGGCGGTCGTGTTGACCTTGGAAAGAAAGAAGATTGGCAGAAACGAGTCAGTAGTTCCAATGCCGAGCGAACCTTGATTCCTTATCTAAAAAGCCGTGGTGTTGGGCAGGTGGATAAGCTAGTCTTGACGCACACCGATACAGACCATATGGGGGATATGCTTGCGGTAGCCAAAGCGTTTCCGATTCGTGAGGTTTATATTTCTAAAGGCAGTTTGACCAAGAAAGATTTTGTGGAAAAGCTGGATCAGCTGGGTGCAAGGATTCATGTTGTGGAAGTCGGAGATCAACTGCCTATTATGGGTAGCCAGCTCAAAGTCCTATATCCTAATAGCACAGGCGATGGTGGAAATAATGACTCCATTGTGCTCTATGGAGAATTGCTCAAGACTAGATTTCTCTTTACTGGAGACTTGGAGACAGAAGGAGAAGAGGAGTTGATGAGAACTTTTCCAAATCTACAAGTGGATGTGCTAAAGGTCGGTCACCATGGCTCAAAAGGCAGCTCAAGCCCTGCATTTCTCGATCAGATAAAGCCAAAGCTAGCCTTGATTTCAGCAGGTAAGAAAAATCGCTACAAGCATCCTCACCAAGAGACCCTAGATAGATTTGAGGAGCGTCAAATCAAGGTCTTTCGATCTGACGAGCAAGGATCTATTCGCTTTAAGGGGGTATCAGACTGGACAGTGGAAACAGTCCGCTGA
- a CDS encoding PoNe immunity protein domain-containing protein — translation MRDQLKDNNYFDSFISKQYQRLSMFESRLLDNKALNEKVIKNIRYATFNISFQIIVSRYSRGDSLTAIKEDYIKSIPKFKVVFSEIIDMNT, via the coding sequence GTGCGTGATCAATTAAAAGATAATAATTATTTTGATTCATTTATTTCTAAACAGTATCAGCGATTAAGTATGTTTGAAAGTAGATTGTTAGATAATAAAGCTTTAAATGAAAAAGTTATTAAGAATATAAGATATGCTACTTTCAACATATCTTTTCAAATAATTGTATCAAGATATTCTAGGGGAGATAGTCTGACTGCAATCAAAGAAGATTATATAAAGAGTATCCCTAAATTTAAAGTTGTGTTCTCAGAGATTATTGATATGAATACTTGA
- a CDS encoding helix-hairpin-helix domain-containing protein: MEKIMETVKEYKIVAGFICLGVLLGGFFLFQRPVESSSNAQNLAQEVLVASEEPKEVTDEIAKTEEVEATTTLTVDVKGAVKNPGIYELKTGSRVNDAIEAAGGLSAEAESKSVNLAQKLTDEGVVYVASVGEEVPRVSGQAPGDTKALGASASESGKVNLNTADLAALQTISGIGQKRAQDILDYREANGKFKSVEDLKNVSGIGAKTLEKLKDYVTVD, from the coding sequence ATGGAAAAAATCATGGAAACAGTGAAAGAATATAAGATTGTTGCAGGTTTTATCTGCTTGGGAGTACTACTTGGAGGATTTTTCCTCTTCCAGCGTCCAGTAGAAAGCAGCTCAAATGCCCAAAATCTAGCGCAGGAAGTCTTGGTAGCGTCTGAAGAGCCAAAAGAAGTCACAGATGAAATTGCAAAGACAGAAGAAGTTGAAGCAACAACGACTTTGACGGTAGATGTCAAAGGGGCAGTTAAAAATCCCGGTATTTATGAGCTAAAGACAGGTAGTCGTGTCAATGATGCCATAGAAGCAGCTGGTGGATTGAGCGCAGAGGCAGAAAGCAAATCTGTCAACCTAGCACAGAAATTGACCGATGAAGGAGTCGTCTATGTGGCAAGTGTTGGAGAAGAGGTGCCAAGAGTCAGCGGACAAGCTCCAGGAGATACCAAGGCACTTGGCGCTAGCGCTAGCGAGTCTGGTAAGGTCAATCTCAACACAGCTGATTTGGCAGCTTTACAGACCATCTCAGGAATTGGGCAAAAGCGGGCGCAGGACATTTTAGACTATCGGGAAGCAAACGGAAAGTTTAAATCTGTGGAAGATTTGAAAAATGTCTCTGGTATCGGGGCAAAGACCCTAGAAAAGCTAAAAGACTATGTCACAGTGGATTAA
- a CDS encoding IS982 family transposase, protein MSHLQYTAKSHHLQWNLKQLSKICHQLYRDYCPESFKHRHNVSLSKVSDQSLLVLLLLQAELGIKSQRHFYRLCYLFPCGHLLERSRFNRRARQLIWLVQVIRQAMNTQISPASIVIIDSFPLPLCQPIRNYRTRIFNDLADIGYNASKHLWFYGFKVHLLVTLSGYILNYVVTPASVHDIRAVDDLLENCRQPYILADLGYLSKELKDHLTQKGYHLWTPLRQNMAGAKQHNHWKLMAMRRTIETRFSELCGLFDIEHTLTRSLAGLQLRLEQIILAYNLRYFEIN, encoded by the coding sequence ATGAGCCACTTACAGTATACCGCTAAATCTCATCACTTACAATGGAATTTGAAGCAATTATCAAAAATTTGCCATCAACTGTATAGAGATTATTGTCCTGAATCTTTCAAACATCGTCATAATGTCAGTCTATCTAAGGTTTCAGATCAATCTCTATTAGTCTTACTTCTCTTGCAAGCTGAACTAGGGATTAAGTCACAACGTCATTTCTACCGTCTCTGTTACTTATTTCCTTGTGGTCATCTTCTTGAACGAAGTCGTTTTAATCGACGAGCAAGACAGTTGATTTGGTTAGTTCAAGTCATTAGACAAGCAATGAATACTCAAATCTCACCTGCTTCCATTGTTATTATAGATAGCTTTCCCTTGCCACTTTGCCAACCTATCCGTAACTATAGAACACGTATTTTTAACGACTTAGCAGATATTGGCTACAATGCTTCCAAACATCTGTGGTTCTATGGATTCAAAGTACACCTGCTGGTAACTTTATCAGGCTATATTCTGAATTATGTTGTGACACCTGCATCAGTCCATGATATTAGGGCAGTTGATGACTTACTAGAAAATTGCCGACAACCTTATATTTTGGCAGATTTAGGCTATCTTAGTAAGGAACTTAAAGATCATTTGACCCAAAAAGGCTATCATCTATGGACTCCCTTACGCCAAAATATGGCAGGAGCTAAACAACATAATCATTGGAAATTGATGGCTATGAGACGAACCATTGAGACTCGCTTCTCAGAGCTTTGCGGTCTTTTTGATATAGAACACACACTGACTAGAAGTTTAGCAGGTCTGCAGTTAAGGCTGGAGCAAATTATACTGGCTTACAATCTGAGATACTTCGAGATTAACTAG
- a CDS encoding 8-oxo-dGTP diphosphatase, which translates to MVKLATICYIDNGKELLMLHRNKKKNDVHAGKWIGVGGKLEAGETPQECAVREIFEETGLRAKPILKGIITFPEFTPGHDWYTYVFTATEFEGELIDCVEGTLEWVPYEEVLSKPTWEGDHTFVSWLLENKPFFSAKFSYKGDTLVDTHVDFYG; encoded by the coding sequence ATGGTAAAGTTAGCAACGATTTGTTACATTGACAACGGAAAAGAATTGCTCATGCTGCACCGCAATAAAAAGAAAAATGATGTTCATGCTGGCAAATGGATTGGCGTAGGCGGTAAGTTAGAAGCCGGAGAAACACCACAGGAATGCGCCGTGAGAGAAATTTTTGAGGAAACGGGCTTGCGAGCGAAACCGATTTTAAAAGGGATTATCACCTTTCCAGAATTTACACCAGGCCATGACTGGTACACCTATGTCTTTACGGCAACCGAGTTTGAGGGTGAACTAATCGATTGTGTTGAGGGAACGCTCGAATGGGTGCCTTACGAGGAGGTTCTTTCTAAGCCAACTTGGGAGGGCGACCACACCTTTGTCTCTTGGTTACTGGAAAACAAGCCCTTCTTTTCAGCCAAGTTTAGCTATAAGGGCGATACCTTGGTAGATACTCACGTGGATTTTTATGGATAG
- a CDS encoding uracil-DNA glycosylase: MEHSAWHDLIKQELPEGYFGKINQFLNYVYEHGVIYPPREKVFNAIQTTSLEDVKVVILGQDPYHGPKQAQGLSFSVPNDLLAPPSLQNILKELAGDVGEKREHDLTPWAEQGVLLLNASLTVPAGQANGHAGQIWEPFTDAIIKVVNQKESPVVFILWGSYARKKKAFVTNPHHLVIESAHPSPLSAYRGFFGSRPFSRTNQFLESKGLEPINWLL; encoded by the coding sequence ATGGAACATTCAGCTTGGCATGACTTGATAAAACAAGAGCTTCCAGAAGGCTATTTTGGAAAAATCAATCAATTTTTGAATTATGTGTATGAACATGGTGTTATTTATCCTCCGCGGGAAAAGGTCTTTAACGCCATTCAGACGACTAGCTTAGAAGATGTGAAAGTAGTCATCTTGGGTCAGGACCCCTATCATGGTCCTAAGCAGGCGCAGGGTTTGAGCTTCTCTGTGCCAAATGATCTGCTAGCGCCACCTTCTCTGCAAAATATTCTAAAAGAATTGGCAGGTGATGTGGGAGAAAAAAGGGAGCATGATTTGACACCGTGGGCGGAGCAAGGGGTGCTGCTCCTCAATGCTAGCTTGACCGTTCCAGCAGGGCAAGCCAATGGACATGCTGGCCAAATCTGGGAACCCTTTACGGATGCTATCATCAAGGTGGTCAACCAAAAAGAAAGCCCTGTTGTCTTTATTCTTTGGGGCTCTTATGCCCGTAAGAAAAAGGCTTTCGTGACCAATCCCCATCACCTCGTGATTGAGTCAGCTCACCCAAGCCCCTTGTCTGCTTATCGTGGCTTTTTTGGCAGCAGACCTTTTTCACGAACCAATCAATTTTTAGAAAGTAAGGGCTTAGAGCCGATTAACTGGCTCTTATAG
- the smpB gene encoding SsrA-binding protein SmpB — protein MAKGEGKVVAQNKKARHDYTIVDTIEAGLVLTGTEIKSVRAARINLKDGFAQVKNGEVWLSNVHIAPYEEGNIWNQDPERRRKLLLHKKQIQKLEQETKGTGMTLVPLKVYLKDGFAKLLLGLAKGKHDYDKRESIKRREQNRDIARQIKAYNHR, from the coding sequence ATGGCAAAGGGAGAAGGAAAGGTCGTCGCTCAAAATAAAAAAGCGAGACATGACTACACCATTGTAGATACTATTGAAGCTGGTTTGGTCCTTACGGGTACAGAGATTAAGAGTGTTCGTGCTGCGCGGATCAACCTCAAAGACGGCTTTGCCCAAGTTAAAAATGGAGAAGTTTGGTTGAGCAATGTGCATATTGCCCCTTATGAAGAGGGAAATATCTGGAATCAAGACCCCGAACGTCGGAGAAAACTCCTGCTTCATAAAAAGCAAATTCAAAAGTTGGAACAAGAAACCAAAGGGACAGGAATGACCCTTGTGCCTTTAAAAGTCTATCTCAAGGACGGTTTTGCGAAGCTCTTGTTGGGTCTTGCTAAAGGGAAACACGATTATGATAAGCGTGAGTCCATCAAGCGTAGAGAGCAAAATCGTGATATCGCTCGTCAAATCAAAGCCTACAATCACAGATAG